The region GCATGGCGTTTTCGATGGGCTTGACCATCTCCTGATAACGGTCCAGATGATAGAAGAGTTGCGCTTTCAGCATGAACGGTTCGGCTGACGGGTTCGTTTCGAGAATGAACCACTTGTCCAGGGTTATCAGTGCCTCAGAATATTTCTCTTCCATGGTCAACAATTGCGCGACTGTGAAAGTTGTCTGCTTGGCCATCTGCAGTTCGAGGCTTGGGATCCGGAGCAATTTCTCGTAGGTCGAGATCGCTTCCCTGAACTGATCCATGTTGTAGTGAATGAAACCAATGTAGTTCAGTACGTTGGCCTGTTCGTATTCCGTGAGTTTGTCGGGGTTGTAGAGACGGTTGAGTAATTGCAGCGCGCCGCGATCGTTGTCATCTTCCAACATTTCCTGGGCTTTCGTAATACGGTCATAGACTTCCTTGCTGACCGCCTGAGCTTGCCTGGTCTTGGTTTTGTCGTCTTTACTGGCGCGGCCGCTTTGCGCTGACGCATCGCCAAAAGCCAATGTCCCGACAAGCACCACCAGGCACAGCTTTAGTAAGATTCCACGATGAATTTTCATATCAAAAAGTATCCTTCTGGATAATTTCCCGCCAGAGGTATTCGACTATTCTCAGTCTTACTATCGTCAGTCTTCAAGTATGAAGGTGATACGCGTCTTGACGCCGACCACTTCCACCGGAATGCCGTCGACAACACGTGGTTTATACTTGAATTTCAGTACAGCGCGCGTCGCGGCGCGTTCAAACAGGCTGCTGGTTGACTGCAATACAATCGGATCTTTTACAGTTCCCGCCGCGGTTACGGTAAAGGACATGTCGACAAAACCTTCCAACTCTCGTGTCAACGCTCGCGTCGGGTATACCGGCGCCACGCGCACGATTGGCAGATAATCGCCCTCGGCGATATTCATGCCGCCTGGCCCACCGATATTGGTATCAGCGGATACTTGTGGCGGCCTAATATTAATGGTCGGCGCATTGGGGTCGATGTTATCAAAATCCTGCGGCGGCGTTTCCGGCGGGGTCTCGGGCGGCTTCGGCGGTTTCTCCGGCGTGAAATCAGCAGTATTCAGGTTTTCATTACGTTTGACGCGCACGAATTCAAGCTTGTGCCGTTCGCGCGGGTCGGTCAGTGCCTGCTTACCCGATGCAATGAGCAATTGCATGACGAACAGCAAGCTCAGCGTTACAACCATGCCTATCAAGATTGAAAATGCATAGCGGCTTTTCATGGGCTTATTCTCCTTAGCGGTTTCAGCCGCCTCGTCTCCGTTAGTCGCTAGTTGTTGTCGGAAGCAATCGCAACGTTTTTAACGCCGGCGGCTTTTGCAGCTTCCAGGACGATGACCAGCATCTCATGCGTCGAGTCTTTGTCTGCCTGAATAACGATGGACCCTTTCGGGTTTTCGGAATGCAGACGCTCGATGACGCCGCGTACGGCGCGAGGCTCCCGTTCTTTACGGTCAATCCAAATCTCATCAGTACTACTGATCGCGATCAGTATGGAGGCATCTTCCTGAAACTCAGCTGTAACAGTGTCCGGGCGATCGACCTGGATACCCGCCTCCTTGATAAAGGTTGCTGTCACGATAAAGAAAATGAGCATGATGAACACGACATCAAGCATCGGTGTCAGGTTGATCTCCTCACCTTCATCTTCCTGCCCCATCGAACCATGGTGTTTTCGCATTACATTCGTCCTATTGAGGTCCCGCTCAACGTTGATCCGCGATGGATATGTTGTAGACGCCAGCACTCCGGCTAGCGTCCATTATCGTCACGAGCATCTTATTGGTCGATTTCTTATGTGGCATGATCACGACCGACCCCTGCGGGTTCTCAGCATGCAGCCGTTGAATATTGGCACGCACCGCACGTGGGTCGATCAAACGACGATCGATCCAGATCTCGTCGTTGGCGCGAATCTGCACAAGAATATTGGCGTCTTCCGGCTTGGTCTCAGTTACCGGAGCATCAGGGCGATTGACGTCGATTCCTGATTCCTTAATGAAAGATGCCGTTACGATAAAGAAGATCAGCATGATAAATACGACGTCGAGCATCGGCGTGAGGTTGATTTCTTCGCCCTCATCGGCCTGTCCCATCGAAAGATCAGTCTTACGCATGCATTAGTCCTTAGTGATCCATGGTGAGCGAGTCTTCCAGAAACTCCACTTCACGAGCCGCACGGCGGCTTATCAACGTTACCAATAGAACACCGGAAAGTGCTCCTACCATCCCCGCCATGGTCGGCACAGTTGCCTGGGATACGCCGGCGGCCATAGCGCGAACGTTGCCTGAACCTGAAACAGCCA is a window of candidate division KSB1 bacterium DNA encoding:
- a CDS encoding energy transducer TonB, which codes for MKSRYAFSILIGMVVTLSLLFVMQLLIASGKQALTDPRERHKLEFVRVKRNENLNTADFTPEKPPKPPETPPETPPQDFDNIDPNAPTINIRPPQVSADTNIGGPGGMNIAEGDYLPIVRVAPVYPTRALTRELEGFVDMSFTVTAAGTVKDPIVLQSTSSLFERAATRAVLKFKYKPRVVDGIPVEVVGVKTRITFILED
- a CDS encoding biopolymer transporter ExbD → MRKHHGSMGQEDEGEEINLTPMLDVVFIMLIFFIVTATFIKEAGIQVDRPDTVTAEFQEDASILIAISSTDEIWIDRKEREPRAVRGVIERLHSENPKGSIVIQADKDSTHEMLVIVLEAAKAAGVKNVAIASDNN
- a CDS encoding biopolymer transporter ExbD gives rise to the protein MRKTDLSMGQADEGEEINLTPMLDVVFIMLIFFIVTASFIKESGIDVNRPDAPVTETKPEDANILVQIRANDEIWIDRRLIDPRAVRANIQRLHAENPQGSVVIMPHKKSTNKMLVTIMDASRSAGVYNISIADQR